One Gadus chalcogrammus isolate NIFS_2021 chromosome 4, NIFS_Gcha_1.0, whole genome shotgun sequence DNA segment encodes these proteins:
- the rln1 gene encoding prorelaxin H1: protein MLLRVAVAAVLVLVCVCSGAANGLLVPRDYGVKLCGREFIRAVIFTCGGSRWKRSLDDHLETFSDTLADLLAAFGRDAGGPVRAQDTLGDFHLSMTSEQQGKQSSVEWPQASSSSRRKRNFSLGVAGMCCNLGCTKNDIGHLC from the exons atgcTTCTGAGAGTGGCCGTGGCGgcggtgctggtgctggtgtgtgtgtgcagcggggCGGCGAACGGGCTGCTGGTCCCCCGGGACTACGGGGTGAAGCTCTGCGGGAGGGAGTTCATCAGAGCCGTCATATTCACATGCGGCGGCTCCCGCTGGAAGCGCTCCTTAGACGACCACTTGG AAAC cTTCAGCGACACGTTGGCCGACCTGCTGGCTGCGTTCGGGCGGGACGCCGGGGGCCCGGTGCGCGCGCAGGACACTCTGGGGGATTTTCACCTGTCCATGACGTCAGAGCAGCAGGGAAAACAATCGAGCGTCGAGTGGCCGCAAGCCTCCTCCTCATCGAGGAGAAAGAGGAACTTTTCTCTTGGCGTTGCCGGGATGTGCTGCAACCTGGGCTGCACCAAGAACGACATAGGACACCTGTGCTGA